Sequence from the Gloeomargarita sp. SKYB120 genome:
GTTGGAACGCAGTCTGCGCACTGCTAGTTACGTCCTGCGCCACCATCCCCACCGGTATCGGTGTCTCACCGAATTACTAGTCAGCTACGTCCCACCGACGGATCGCTATGCTGTGGCGCATTGTCTGGATTTACCTTTGGCCGCCCAGAAACGCTTGGCCCAATTGGAGCGCTTGGAAACGCAATTGCCGGCATTACCCGCCTTGCCCGTGAGCCGCATTTGCCAAACCTTGGAGCCTTACGAGCCGGAACTTCTCTGGCTGGCCCTGTTTCGGCAGCGGGGAAACATCCGCAACATCCTACGCAACTATTTACAGCACTGGTCCCACGAACACCCGCCCTTGAATGGCAAAGATTTACGGGAACTCGGCTATCAACCTGGACCCCAATTTCGCCAGATTCTTTCCCGTTTGCGTTCCGCCTACCTAGACCGAGAAATTACCGACCGCACGGAAGCCATTGCCTACGTCCAGCGGTACTTCCCTAGGGTTTCACCCGGTCAATGACCCGAATTTTGCCATCGGGCGTCACCTGCCACACATCATAGCTCCCCACCACATCCCCAAATGCATCAAAATCCACATTGCCGCTGGCACCCTGGTAATTAATGTCCTGGCCCTGTTTGAGCAGTGCCAAACCCTGACAGACATCCGTAACCGGTTGACCTGGTGGATTGCCAATCTCGCGAATCTTGGGCGCAATATCCACCCCGCGATTGCTCTGGGCCGCCTGCGCCGCTAAGATAATCACCGCCGCCGCATCCCAGGTTTGGGCTGTAAAAGGGGGCAAGGCCGTACCCCGTTTCTCGCGCCAGAGTTTCTCCAAGGCCGCCAGTGCTGGTCCATCCGCCCCCGGCACCGTGCCAATCGCTCCCGCAATAATGAATTGCCCCTGGGGATTTTTGCCCACACTGGCGACGAACTGCTCCGACTGCACCGCATCCGTCAGTAACAATTGCACCCCTGGCAACAGCCCTTGCTCATAGGCCGATTTCAACAACAGCGCTCCCGTTTCCGCATAGACGGCTGCCATCACCGCCTGGGGTTTATTGGCAAAGGCGCTGCGGGCTTCACTTTCCAAGGTCGTGGCATTGGGGTCGTAGCGGGTGGGACGATTAACAATCTGGCCGCCTTTTTGGGTGAAGGCTCGGGTAAACTCCCGTTCAAACCCCAGGCCATAGCTGTTGTTAATCACCACCGTGCTGACGCGCCGGAGTCCCCGTTTCAAGGCCAAGGCCGCCAGCGCTGCCCCCTGGTAGGTATCCGGCGGAGCTGTGCGGTACCAAAAGCCCTTGTATTCGCCTTTCTTGGCCCGTTCGGTGAACTCGGGACTGGTGCTCCCCGGCGACACCAGCGGCACCTGGTTACGCACCGCCACATCCAACGCCGCCTGGGACACGCTGCTGGCAAAAGAACCCACCACGCCCCCCACCTGGTTGACTTCCGCCAGTTTGGTCATCGCGGCGGCCCCTGCGGTTGGTTGCGTCTGGTCGTCTTCTTGGAAGACCTGCACCGGCTGGCCGTTGACCCCCCCGCAGGCGTTCACCTGTTCCACCAGCAGATTCACCGCCGGAATCATCTCTTGTCCCAAGGGCGCCAAATCCCCGGTTGCCGGCAACAGGACGCCCAATTTCAACCCCTGGGGCGCTGGTTGACAACCCGCCAACAACCCCGTCAATGCCAGTCCTGGAATCACCCACCGTTTCATGAACTCCCCACCCCTGCGATGGCCTGTTGCATTGAAATTCTAGTTTAAGGGTCAATGCGATGGTCCACAAAATAGGTAATCCGGCGGAACTGGGACAACGTCAACGCTCGCATATCCTGTTCCAGGCGTTGCCGGCTGGCAGCTAAGTCATGGCAAACCGGATCAGGGGTATGCAATTTCACGTAGCCCACCTGACAGATTGGCACTTGACCATAGAACGCCGCCCAGTTGCTGTAAGTGCTGGGGACGCCAACCAGATAATCACAGCGAGCCAAGGTGTATAAATCCTCCACCACATGCCCAGGGCCGAAATACACAGGAAAGTCTTGGAATCGATGCGCCTGGTCACGGAAATCCTCATCCGAACACAGGATAAAAGCCACCCGCTGGCCGGCTAATTGTTCCGTCATCCGTTCCATAACAATTCGCCACATTTCCAGCCCGTGGAACCCACCATACAACCGATAATCTCCCGCCCGAATATGCAAGCCGACCAGCGTATCGTAGGTATCCCGTAAGGGTTGCACAAAGGCATCAATGCGTTGCTGATGCAGGGGTATTGGTGTAAACCATTCCCGCAGCGTCTGTTGATGCTTGACAAAGCAACGGGGCGCCCGGATATACCACGCTCGCACACACAAGGCGGTCTTCACCACCAAATCATCAATGAGCAACGGATTGCCCCAGTGTTTTCCCGGTTCTGGCAGGACTTGGATATGGGACTTCAATACGGGATAGGCATTCACTAGCTTGCGTAGGACACGTACCCCGGTATAAACCACTTTGGGCACCCAGGGACGGTAGGGCCATCGAAATACATTGGGGTTCGATGCTGGGCCGACAAAATAGGGGGTATATTCTGCAAAGCCCCAGTCCCATAATTGGTGGTTTTTCTCTAGGGCATAGGCCAACAGGTGGGCGGAGATTAATAAACGGTTCCCCAGGCGTCCGAAGCGGTGCGTCAGGATAATCATGGGTTGGCCACGGCGTTTCGGCGATAATCGTACAGGAGACCCAGCAACGTGTCAAATTTCATTGGGTGAAAGTTCTCCAACATCTATGCTCCATCCATTTAATCCCCAAACCTGGCCATTTGCCCTTACCGATTTACCCCCTCACGGTTACTTGGTCGGCGGCGCAGTGCGGGATGGATTACTAGGGCGTACAAAAAAGAGCTGGGATTTAGACCTTATTTGTCAAACGGATGTCCTGCGGCTCGGTCGCCATTTATCCCGTAAATACCGCACTGGTTTTGTGGTGTTAGATGCCGACCGCCAAATTGCCCGTCTCGTTTTCCCCCAGGTCACCGTAGATTTAAGCGCAATGCAGGGGCCAGATATTGAGAGTGATCTGCGCCAGCGAGACTTTACGATCAATGCCATCGCTTGGGATTACACCGCCCGCACCTTTTATGACCCCTTTAACGGGCAAAAGGATTTACAGGCCCAAACGATTCGCATGGTACATCCCGATAACTTGCGCCGGGACCCCTTGCGAGTTTTACGCGCCTATCGCTTGGCGGCCCAATTGCACTTTGCCATCGAACCCCTCACGCAACAAACCCTGAAAGATTGCGCGCCCTATTTGGCCCGGGTCGCTCCTGAACGAGTCCAAACAGAATTGAACCTACTGCTGGCGGAACCCCACAGTTCTCATTGGCTTTTTTGTGCGGAACAAGACGGCGCGCTCAAACCCTGGTTTCCTAACATTCAACCCGCATGGTTGACGCTACTCCCCCGTTGGGATGAAGTTGTGATGACCTACCCCCAAATTAGCCCTTATCTAGCGCGGGAATTGCGGGCCGACCGTTCCGTGTTACAGACGCTGAAATTGCGCTGTTTGTTGAACGACAACCCGGTGGATGTGGAACAAACCTTAACTCGCCTGCGCTACAGCCGCGCTGAAGTTGAGTACCTGGTAAAATTCGTGCGCCTGTGGCCGCGTTTTGCTGCGTTACTCCAGCTATCTCCCCCCGCCATCGCTGACCAATTCGAGATGTTCCAACAGGCAGGGGACGTCTTGCCCGGATTAGTGGCGTTGGCGCTGGTGCGGAGCTATCCCGAAGCGCAGGTATGGCCCTGGTTAGAGCGCTACAGCGACCCCAACGACCCCGTGGCCCATGCTTTGCCCCTGGTAACGGGTCACGACTTGATGGAACATCTCAACTTGCCACCTGGCCCTCAGATTGGCGAGCTACTGCGGGCGCTAGCATTGGCCCATGCGCAGGGAGAAATTGCTAACCGGCAAGATGCGCTGGCGCTGGCCCGAAAATTAGCTCTCCCGTAGAATTTGCGGCACTTGGAAAAAGCGGTCTTCAGGCGCAGGGGC
This genomic interval carries:
- a CDS encoding ABC transporter substrate-binding protein; its protein translation is MKRWVIPGLALTGLLAGCQPAPQGLKLGVLLPATGDLAPLGQEMIPAVNLLVEQVNACGGVNGQPVQVFQEDDQTQPTAGAAAMTKLAEVNQVGGVVGSFASSVSQAALDVAVRNQVPLVSPGSTSPEFTERAKKGEYKGFWYRTAPPDTYQGAALAALALKRGLRRVSTVVINNSYGLGFEREFTRAFTQKGGQIVNRPTRYDPNATTLESEARSAFANKPQAVMAAVYAETGALLLKSAYEQGLLPGVQLLLTDAVQSEQFVASVGKNPQGQFIIAGAIGTVPGADGPALAALEKLWREKRGTALPPFTAQTWDAAAVIILAAQAAQSNRGVDIAPKIREIGNPPGQPVTDVCQGLALLKQGQDINYQGASGNVDFDAFGDVVGSYDVWQVTPDGKIRVIDRVKP